The genomic interval taaaagttttaaaatctaacattaataattttaatagagtaattattttttggaaagGGCAAGCATtggatttttttcttgtaattattatcaaaataaagtttcaaagtgttaaaatcattattatacagtaaaaattgtatttttaattaaaacaattactTTTAAGGTAAAGATTATTAAACATGGAGTTGATGATGAATGACAGTAATAATAATGAGATgcgtaaaaattaaaattttctacagtataaatttaactttaaaaaatagaatcttagaataattattataattgtattaataaataaatactcaaaattattattttcttaaatatgagACCTTAGCCGACCACTTAATTTGTCTAGTCCTAAAGCCACCAACAACACCAGTCATGATCAATGTTCATAGCTAGAGAAATTCTCAAATACATTAGAGGCAGCATGTCAGCCATACAATAAGCAAATTATGTTATGTTAtgtgtgcatttattttgaaaaactatcaTGCAAGTGGTggatatatttaattcaattacacATGTCATGCATACATCAATTAGTTGTAATACATCATaagtattttagaatttctccaATACCAATCGTGGCAGGCAGCACAATCAACTGTAGATCTAGCGACAATTAATGCTTAAGCCATGCACTGGTTCGACTTGCCTTATTTCTACAATCAAGTCCCTAGTGATGTAATAGCTACGTGGTGCTACACTGCTTAAATTAGTGGACAACAAGTACATGACAGTTAATTTTCCGTTTGAGCCTGCGGATGAAGCGGATAATACAGGGCCATTTGCTCAATTTGTTATAGAGAAAATGATGGATTTAGGGAGTTATTTTACAAGATTTGGACCCAATACTAAGTTGATCTTGTGCTCAAATCTTCATAATTTGTTGTTAGATGTATGTGTATAGTAATATATggttaagatttaattaattttatattcttatccAAAAACTACCAATTGTATTCTTccaaaaagttaataaaaaatttaacttaacACTGAATCTAAATcctattttacatatttaaagttAGGGTTGGCGTATCATACTGCTAAGGATAAGGGTGTTGAGCTTTTTACTTAAACTATGATAGAGAATTTTAAACGTGCTTGGAATGAAGATGCGCAGAGCCAAAAGATCGTTTGGCTTCCGATTTACTTGAGGAATAGTAAAGGGGgtgattagtgttaaaaattatatgtttagtaagggataaaaattttattttgtgcttataatataatttacatttgtaattatgtaacatattatgaatttctaattatttttctaaatatttgatttttttgtgtttttaggtaaaaacaataattttacgCAATTTGAGGCTTCAAACAAATGTACAGATGTTAAATTTGGATTCTAAAAGTCCGAGAATTTAGGTATTTGTCAAGGAGGATTTGCGgcttttgttgtaaatttataattttttaccatGGTAAATAAGgtaattgtgaaattataagtttttaatatGTTAGGTGCTGTAATTGTTAGTGGAATGTGTTGGATGTGATTGAGTGGATTAAGTTAGGTTTATGTTTTGTTAGTGGGACAAATGTATGGCTAAGATGCAAttagctttatttatttgtgtggtgTGAATTAATCATATATTAGTGTAAATAGAGCGGGGTAACACACCTCTCCAcacattttcttctcttttttcccctcaatttcttcttctcatctctctttgtaatatatttttaataaataaaattagttttatttcctattttcaaataccatttttttaattatgtatttttcaattttaataattccatttatttcaaatatgttTAGCTAAATACTAATAGTTAGGGTAAGTGAAACTCTTAgtagaaaaatatgatttaattaaattttatttttaattatataaattaaattattttctatttaattttatccatattttatatttttatattttgatttattgtagacaaacgtGGGAGTTTAGCATAatgaattcttaatatcttagtataaagtatggtaaaatgatattttgacttattgtagacaaattaagttTTGGCACAGTAAGTacttaatccataataaaattaatgggataataattgtaatttatacaattaatattttgagcagtaaaataattttttttattaaattatatttattactaaaagtggatccataaccctaactaatttaatttaatagttttcacaaattaaattgcatatatttaaattttattttcattctttagataaacttaaataaacaaattaaatctttttttgtgGATCGACCTTGGACCCACCGAGTTATAGTATAACTAGGCACTCTTATACTTAGAAGTAAATTAAACACTTTTAAGTTGTGCCAGTGGgaaatgatattattatttaattgaagatTGTAAAATGGAATAAAGATTGAAGGGTCAATATTATATGATttggattattaattttattaatatttttttctctcttccctttgatatttaattttcttaatttttactaaGATTTGGAGAAATAATCATGTAGACctctatattttcaataaaggaCACCAAGACCCTCTTTTGATAAAATGCCTTTTGGTTCTATTAACTCAAAAATTTAACtccaaataaatacaattataatattaaaataaatataacaatatatattttaaaatattttaatactttgcAATCctatattaaactaaatttattttaaatagaaaaataatattaaaataactaaataaaaatttaaattaaattcaatattatataaaataattttaatgttattaatacatgagatatgttttattaattgtaaaatctatttaacccaaatatttatttaaaatatttataataaatatattattacaataaatataataatttacattttaaaaatattttatatattaaaagtattctaattttattagtctactagacaaattaaattgtttaaataatatttatattaattaacaaatttaaagttaatttctttAGTTACAATCTACTAAGGATATTATAGTCAAAAGGGGCATGGTGTCCCTTATTGAAACCTTGGGGTCTACATGATTATTTCCCTAAACTTGGTGGGTGTAGGTGCCTTTTCTCTttctacttttcttttttctctctcctatAAATCTATAAATGGAAACATTATAGATCATGATTTCTTGTGAGACGCTGGGAGTTACTGGTAACTAAAGGCTTGCAagtggggagactaagagatCTATCTTATGAACAACtagatttatatattttaataaattcataataatccccttggatgttcattacaaaagaaaatgccTCATTAAGAcctttacttaaaaaaaaaaagaaaaaaccgtcataggaaacaaatattagtaaaggaaaaaaagtacGTCATTTGTTGATGTCTTGACATATATAATTCTTGAAGATATGAAGTTATCTCATTAAAATCTTACTAGGAAAAATGCTATTGGATAAAAACGGATGGAGCTACTTGAACCCACCAAACTACTTATTAAActctctttttaaaataattttatgattaaaatatcactaaattaaattacaattatgcacattaaaatatagtaaaaaataattttttttttactctttgaACCTATCTTTACATTCAATATAGTTTTGCTAaaccccaaatatattttcgTTAAACTTTAATAAACTAGAGACAATATTCTTCTTTCAAGCcacatatttttgttaagtgGGCATATGTGATTGGATTCAGGGTAATAAAGTTGGTGGTTATCTCTTTGTTTGCATTTGGCAATGGGCAACAATCAAGGACAATTGTTGTTGACGGCAACAATTCTTATAATTTGATGGATATTGACTTTGTGGATGAACAAtacaatattaacaataatttgaatCACGAACAGTATGAAATTCTTTAattcatatttgatttttgggattttttttttctattcgAAATTGATGGAGAGGTTTTCCAAATGTAGCCTATAGTTTTAGTAACCATATTCGAAATGTAACTTGTAGTTTCAATAACCATATTCTATTATATGCAAGATATGTTTCCATCAGATCTATCAATTCTGATACAGATTCTGTGATGGATTATAACAGTGAATTTACAACTTATGAGGTAACTTTAGATTATAATTAACCTTGCATTAATGTTTatggaattttatttaacatccATGACATTTTTGCCTATCTAGACATTCAAGAGTAGAGAACCAATAATTTAGTGAACTTGTGAtgttagaaagaaaaatggtatAATGGTTGTCATCAAGAGATCTAAAATTGGTCACTGTGGTAAAAGATCAAGGATCTTATTTGGTTGTAACACAGGtgaaaagtataaaaataaataaataagaagaaagacaacaaaaaagattcaaaatagAGAATAACTGGTACAAAAGATACAGATGTCCTTTAAAAGTTAAACATTTATAACAATTGGATACTAAATATAGTGCGTTGAGTGCATAATTatccaattttaaaaatcttgaaCGGTACTCATTTGCAGGGAGATTAATTGTAGAAAAAAGACCAATATTAGTTGACATGTCAAAAAATATAGTATaactaaaagatattttagtcACTTAAAAAAAGATGTTTTTAATGTTTCTACAATGAAGTCAACAGAAAATGTACTATAAAGATATAAAGTGATTGAGATGGCTGGCAGATCACAAATGCGGCAacttttaaataagttatctgaatttaattacatcaaGTGGGATAGGTGTTATGACAACGTAGACATTGTAAAAGACCTATTTTAGGCGCACCTAAGAGCATGGAGTTGTTACACACATTTCCTAGTGTTCTATTGATGGACTGTACTTACAAACTCAATAAAtattatcttcattttttttgagattttataGGAATGGCATCAACTGACATGACTTTTAATGTTGCTTATACATATATGAGTTCTGAGCGGGAATAAAGCTACACATAGGCTAGATAGATTAAGGAGTTTAATGGacaatgattttttatctAAGGTCATTCTCACTGACAGAAAGTTGGCTTTAATGAATGCCATTGAGAAACTTTTTCCTAATGCAAAGCATTTTTTATGTAGATGGCATATTGGTATGAATGTCATAGCAAACTGCAAAAAGGTATTTGCAGCAAATGATAAGTGGGAGAAGTTCATAATGAGTTGGAACTTATTGGTATTATctttaaatgaaattgaattcatTGACCACTATAAAACCATGCACAAATATTTTGCATATCTTTTTGGAAGTGATGCAATAAGTAACAGATACATGGTTGAACAACTATAAAGAAAGATTTGTTTTAGTGTAGACTAGGAATGACAATGAAgaggggtgggggtggggagcCATACCCCATTCCCTCCCTcccccattaaaaattttgccTCCATTTCCCACCCCGccctttaataaatttagtggggcAGGGATAAGAAATTCACATATGGGGAGTGATTTCTCCATCCCTACCCcatttctcatttgtttattttatagcaAGTATAGATAAATATcggattttcttttagttataacctatttatattaggtagaaataaaaagaaaatttattaactaacattataattgataaaataagaattattgaataaaaattaaaaaaattatatataataaggaTTTGGGTAGGGGTGGTGTGGGAagtacaaaatcaaatctcaccctattaataatttgagattatttttCCCCAATTCCTTATCCCAttccctaaaaattattcaaaatttaccccATTTGGGGTGGGGCCTCATGGGGCTCTAAACCCATAGAAGATTTTGCCGTCCCTAGCATTGACAGCTAAAAGTATGATCTTTGGAAACTTgacaacatatatatatatatatatatatatatatatatatatatatataattttaattttaccattaactTACTCATCTAATTTATTCATagattatcatcatcattatcatcttTTTAATAGGGTTAAAAGTGCACAATCAAGGTTGAAGAAGTATCTTTCCATCATTAAAGGAAATTTTAAGACATTATGGGCAAAGATACACAATTTACTTGAGCTATAGTACACATATATTAAAGCatcatttgagaaaattttgacaattGTGCAACATCTATTCATGCCTATGGAATTCAAACATATCGAGGCTTCATATATGTAAATGCATTAAGTATAATCCTTAGTGACCTGAAACGTGTTAATTTATATTAGGGTTGACCACTCTGTATGCAGGTTTGTTGTTTGCCAAATGTATAGTTTACCATGTGCTCATGAGGTTGCagaatacaaaagaaaatcacagcTTATTCTGCTTGAGGGAATTAATCTTCATTGGAAAAAAAACTGATTTAGTAGTTGTTACTTAGAAGCAAAAGATGGAGTTAAGTTGTCAGCCAAAGTTTGAGTTAATTTCTAAGCAGTTTAATGAGAGTTCTATTTAAATCCAGTTAGAATCCTAGGAGTATCTTTCTTTTAGATCCAAAAGTGAAGACAAGAATACGAGGTCGACCATCTATCAAAGTTGATACTTCTACCTATCATGACCCATTTGCTTTTACGTTAGTATCATATGGGCaagaaatttgttcatttaCTGTGAAGAGTAATTCAGTTCCATTTGTTAAATCAAAAGATGAGGTTGAACATAGAAAGAGACTAAAAACAAAGGCAATACAAATTTGCACTTAAGTTATTTAGTaagtcatttaatttaatttttttattatgtataatACTTATATTTGGACGTTAACAAAAGTATGTCAGTCAAATCAATTACGTTCTTAAGTTATTTTTGGAAGTAAGtgatgtttttaaaattactgaAGCAACACAGGATGCTTTAAGACTAAGGCTTTTTCCTTACTCCTTAAGAGATTGAGCTAGATTATGGTTAAACTCATTACCATCTAATtccatcactacatggaatgactTGGCTGACAAATTCTTAATGAAATATGTTCCACCAATAAAGAATGCAAAATTGCAGAATGAGATCACTTCCTTTCAccaacttgaagatgagagtTTGTATGAGGCTTGTGAGAGATTTAAAGAGTTGCTCAGAAGGTGTCCTCTTCATGGCATTCCTTGCTGCATACAGCTAGAAACCTTTTATAATAGGTTAAATCCAAGTATGAGATTGATGGTTGATAGTTCAGCAAATGGAGCTCTGTTATCTAAATCTTACACTGAAGcctatgaaattttggagagaattgccaataataattatcagtgGCCATCAACTAGACAGACAACAGCAAGAAGAGCAGCGGGGGTATATAATATAGATGCAATTACAACATTATCAGCACAAGTAACTTAATTGACTAACATAGTGAAAGCCATGACTTCTGCTCCTACAGCGGTAAAGCAAGTTGCTGAACTGTCTTGCGTGTATTGTAGTGAGGAACATGTATTCGACAACTGTCTAGGAAATCCAGCATCAGTAAGCTATGTGGGCAATTTCAACCGACAGCCTCAAAACAACCCATACtcaaatacttacaaccctggatggaagcaacacccaaatttctcatggagcaatcaaaatcaaaatgctTCAACACTGAGTGGACAGAACAGAAATACTCAACCACTTGGTTTTCATCAGCAGAATCAACGGCAAAAACACATTAGCCATGATCCACTTACTTCACTGGAAACACTTATCAAGGAATACATTGCGAAGAATGAAGTAATTGTGCAAAGTCAAAGTTGTATCTCTAAGAAACTTGGAAAACCAAATTGGACAACTTGCCACAACAATGAGTAGCAGATCTCAGGGAAGTTTGCCAGCAATACAGAAGATCCAAGAAGAGAGGAAAAAGAACATTGTAAAGTAATCAACCTAAGATCTAGAAAGAATGTTGATATCCCTATTGATGTGACTAAAAAAAAGTTGGAACTTAACTCCTAATAAGAACCACCTCAAGATGAGAGCATGTTACAACAACCCAGCCATCAAGATATTGGTGCTAATGGTCAAGCTACAACAACTTTGGAAGGGAATCAACCAATAAATGCTGAAGAAGAAGTTGCAACACCAATGGTGAACActtacaataaatcaaatgagCAGAGATTGGTACCTCCTGAAGTTGCCCAGCAATTTAAGCATCCACCCCCTTTCCCACAGAGATtccataaataaaaacaagacaAACAGTTTAGCAAATTACTGGAAGTACTGAAGCAGTTACACATCAACACACCTTTCGTGGAAGCATTGGAGTAAATGcctaattatgtgaaatttctaaaagatatCTTGGCAAGAAAAAAAGGTTGAAAGAATTTAAAACGTTGTTGTAACACAGGAATGCAGTCACATGCTTCAAAGTAAGATCCCTCAAAAATTGAAGGATCTAGGAAGCTTCATAATACCATGTTCCATTGGAACTAGGTACAAAGTCAAAGCACTTTATGACTTGGGAGCCAGCATTAAGCTGGTGCCATTATCTGTATTTAAGGAATTGAGAGTAGGAGAGTTCAGGCCAACAACAGTCACTCTACAATTAGCTGACAGATCTCATGCATACCCTGAAGGAAAGATTGAGGATGTATTGGTGAAGGTTGACAAATTCATCTTTCTAGTGGATTTCATTGTACTAGACTTTGAGGCTGATAAAGAGGTACCAATTATACTTGGGAGACTTTTCCTAGCAACCGAGAAGACTCTGATAGATGTGCAGAAAGGAGGGTAAATGACCAACaagttgttgtgcaaattttaatgtactcgcaagcgcacgaatctattgtagtatagactaatggtgacgagtgtcgatcccacgaggaggtggattttaattatatatagaattaattttgtaaatgggtagttggatttatggtggaaatgatttggaatatgctaatacttaaattaaaatggcgagaataaattctaaaattagaattgcaatggagagaataaattgaagagaattctattaaaatgacgtacttgggtatctggatccgtatcaacatgcatcatgggctaaataatccgtattaatgccaattaaatcatgaggggggaatccacacctcatgaaccacgctctaatcaatatggtgctaagggcttatcgtgccaaataataataaccttgtactagagggccggtgaaaccaaggcggtactagacaagattagtattatttgtcgacgagaagtcaaaacatccacaaaaactagaggggaagagaaaataaatttaccaaattaagcccatgacacatgttgagacttcaccttcaacccaagcttgaaagaaaattagccactcataattgaactaagggcaaaatggaaatttattaaaatacgaagaaaatacaagatggagagggaattacagaaaatggatcccaaaaatggattcagagatatcaaattaggggggggatgccccctttttatagatacatggagtaaatcatggccatcggattaaaaacagtttggacgctcaggattgcgccacgtcatcagtcaacagtccacggtttgaccacgcggatgaacagtaacacggtttgacccgactttgaacagtaacgcggtttgacccggatgaacagtaacgcggtttggttgaaaataatcctgtgtgatgcatgcaccgtacgcgagatttttcgtccactgatatgctgccacgtcaccatcaacagtacataagaattttagtccaacaggatcgtgacacctcatcagtcaatgccacatcatcggtcaatgccacgtcatcatccgtttatgtgaacagtgtcgtgaacagtaacgtatacagtatcatacacgtgaatagtactgtacatgtgaatagtgccatttttccttttatgctcctcctaaggttttcgaccgtcctgagttcaaaagtgatgtccgttttgccgtctgatctctcctttattgtgaaatgactataatgcccctaaaatacataaaatacttaattaaaataaaacacatgtaattaaatcacaagaaggttaaatatataaaagtaagggttgttagtaagacttaaaatgtaaaatgacggttttctcctttataaatatgcattttctaacactcaacacaccccccaaccagcttattgctagtccctagcaaataaagcgaaaacaaaattcaaattcaaaatattttttttttttttaatagaaacactcgtatttattccatcagattaatgatagcaatcaaataaaagtataagcattatctccagtctaaagcaacatcacacccacatcaaccatccacatgaattagcccagtagactttgttttagctactctcaagaatgacatgtcaaaccccaaaatctcactggaagtagtgacactctcacaaataaattaatcccaataaaaatagtcactccaatgaatggtaattgagagagaaaataataaagaagtgatatcacatgctctcaccaagatgaaataaatatgccctcagcttagaaataatacgatctcaagtcaaataaaatgttagtcaatccactttatttatcttttttttttttttaattatgcatcactacatctttttagcccatataactagcttctacttcggactatagttccctaaaatcaagaaggacttttattaggacgtaacgtaggctagggacatggttaacaaagaagggaaataaggaaaacaaagtgtatgtttgagaaaaatgcagagaatttttttttttttttttttttggaagttgcaaggtggatttcacctatttttattcttttgaaacaacaacttttgtttttgtttttgttttttttttttgtttttatttggcataacttcactgaacaaaataattatttacattttctcaaacataaataggtgatggaacttataagatatcgggtaatactccaaatcggagtgggtcaagatgataagttgacaaagaaaaggtttttttttttttttttttaaaaaaaaggctcaaaagggttaactatggatattaaataaaagggatggcttgaaaggctcaaacggatcaaagatggcctctccatcgtcttttagggctctaaataatcttccatatctactagttagatgggcctccaaatgtagcaacacactcttttttctttttcttttttctcttttttttattttacaatttttttttttaagggttaactcaaaagtaatttagagatcgtgtataaaataataaattgctaagctgtataaagaatgggcaaaagggttactctccaagaaaaatgataggctcaaaaactcacttggtacttattatgacatgttcattccttcaagcaactcatatatgtctccaacatcaacatgtagagtagcaaacataatgtaacatcacttaagaccaaagataatacaaatactaaaatttaaattaatcatgtcacccaatgttaaaacaaatcaaaatttttttttttttttttttttttaaacaacattctaccccccaacctattctaaacataaaaaaaaaagaaaaatatgcatgcagaaatgtgaaaatgatgtagaaaaattaatttagaaaagttacaaaaatgatagaaaagaaaatgatttttttatttttttttaaagaagatgcgtttctagaggaactacactccatattcagccatcttcgactcaaaagttggaaaatgcatttttatagaggataaattaaaaagaagaaaaataaacataaacacataataaagaaaaaagaaaatgtcttaatttttttttaagtttttttttttttaattttttttttaaacgatgaagatgcgtttctagagtcactacactccatattcagccatcttcaacacaaaaagttagcaacagttagtttctacaacaaaaaattagtcaaaatttcataattgtcgactattccctccccccaaccagaacgaaacattgtcctcaatgtttgaaatgaaagaagtagagtttagaagacatcacctgggtggtgcaacacagaagaaaatatttacaggcggagagttaaatctaatttgtacttcttactgctactactgttaccatcattatttgggcgctccaacacaaaggtccaggggtctggctccggtttatacgcttgtaacagatcaagtagctcattagcagtgtgagcacaaataaagagttttttcacattagcgggaatgaaatagttttttattgcatggttaagaaatgcgataaagccatcataaaagttattgacatttaacaaaccgatgggtttttggtggatgtgcagatgggcccaagatgctagcgtgataagtgcctctagtgttgcaagatctcctggaaggaaaataaaagcatcagcatgattaagcatttcagttattctttcttgcatacctgagacgactaactcttctctagttgatgagtcagacgaactgcccaatggttttaagactcttgggatgatgcctaacacttgacttcctctgataaaagctgcttcggagaccatttttgataaccctcggttacctcctccatacaccaaatgtaaatttctcgctgctatgcttcgaccaagatctatggctgcctcaacgaactctttatgtttgccatatgtaaatccagaaagcacacaaatgttcttgaattgtctattgggagtagctgacattgtgatacttctcaaaaacaatttgtgagtgcttgacaaaaaagaaatcacatttaagagtcttagtgatagtgggtcatggttgtgtatgaggtaatatgtcagtgtcaaataacgcgtaaagcacgtggctcgcaagtcaaaaagaaaacagtaaaaaggaaaaagcaaacagtaataaaattattaaagacaataatgcaaacaataagacaatagtgaaataaaataacaataaagtaaaaggatatttacaggtagttgcgactgtggctcacatcttcctctggttttacgtccagaaacggcttgaacgccctctatgggtcgaggataggcttcctatccagttttcttataaactggcaaacagggtc from Citrus sinensis cultivar Valencia sweet orange chromosome 9, DVS_A1.0, whole genome shotgun sequence carries:
- the LOC127899866 gene encoding uncharacterized protein LOC127899866, with the translated sequence MLQQPSHQDIGANGQATTTLEGNQPINAEEEVATPMVNTYNKSNEQRLECSHMLQSKIPQKLKDLGSFIIPCSIGTRYKVKALYDLGASIKLVPLSVFKELRVGEFRPTTVTLQLADRSHAYPEGKIEDVLVKVDKFIFLVDFIVLDFEADKEVPIILGRLFLATEKTLIDVQKGG